The Corallococcus caeni genome includes a region encoding these proteins:
- a CDS encoding S8 family serine peptidase: MKRLMSLGWAAATAAVLGCGASASQEGGAKEEAQPAVTSASRSIVTAAAATPSACNALYASSAAQAALTQAVVDPALHTDGSVRTLILSFNTANATGGVLNLDAVLGGLTRTLGGVTQGLGLGNVLALKSLPMVALKVPVTPRLINSLRQELQPLGLLSIYEDKPLQYFLDTSVPYIHADTARTAYGTTGAGIGVGIIDSGLDGTHGDFPNVARNVKVVASPLDVGVGGALYIDTPNSDLTSGHGTHCASIIGGSGARSGGAHKGVAPDAKLLGVGTGDALSILFALEGFDFLMDPDVREAHNVRVISNSWGTSGSHFAPFDPISIATKRAYDLGMVVVFAAGNEGSAPDTLNPYSASPCAISVAAGTSRDTTAATNPLLSQDRPGELASFSSRGIPGDELHHPDITLPGVNIVAARALTATIMQPYLGLDLLHPEPFYAASSGTSMAAPHMSGVAALLLEVNPALNMDGVLAAVQATARPMYATDAAGTTRQLETWEVGAGYADVYAATKLVNDAVGTRYITQTTVLPSWTGTVKTAINLPVVDLSLRAAKHEHALEVPAGANALRIKTDWGNPAYDLDLYVFGPNGELVATSAEGTSTGEAVTITNPPAGTWRVQLKGFLNVSTQYTGTAEVDRRVPRP; the protein is encoded by the coding sequence ATGAAGCGTTTGATGTCGCTGGGTTGGGCCGCCGCCACCGCCGCCGTCCTGGGTTGTGGCGCGAGCGCCTCGCAGGAGGGGGGCGCGAAGGAGGAGGCACAGCCCGCCGTCACGTCGGCCTCGCGGTCCATCGTCACGGCGGCGGCCGCGACTCCCAGTGCCTGCAACGCGCTCTATGCGTCCAGCGCGGCGCAGGCGGCGCTAACCCAGGCGGTGGTGGATCCGGCGCTGCACACGGACGGGTCGGTGCGCACGCTCATCCTCTCCTTCAACACCGCGAACGCGACGGGCGGCGTGCTGAACCTGGACGCCGTCCTGGGCGGCCTGACGCGGACGCTGGGCGGGGTGACGCAGGGGCTGGGGCTGGGCAACGTCCTGGCGCTCAAGTCGCTGCCCATGGTGGCGCTGAAGGTCCCGGTGACGCCGCGGCTCATCAACAGCTTGCGCCAGGAGCTCCAGCCGCTGGGCCTGCTGTCCATCTACGAGGACAAGCCGCTCCAGTACTTCCTGGACACCAGCGTGCCGTACATCCACGCGGACACGGCGCGCACCGCGTATGGGACGACGGGCGCGGGCATCGGCGTGGGCATCATCGACTCCGGCCTGGACGGCACGCACGGCGACTTCCCCAACGTGGCGCGCAACGTGAAGGTCGTCGCCTCCCCGCTCGACGTGGGCGTGGGCGGCGCGCTGTACATCGATACGCCCAACAGCGACCTGACGAGCGGCCACGGCACGCACTGCGCCAGCATCATCGGCGGCTCGGGCGCGCGCTCGGGCGGGGCGCACAAGGGCGTGGCCCCTGACGCGAAGCTCCTGGGCGTGGGCACCGGCGACGCGCTGAGCATCCTGTTCGCGCTGGAGGGCTTCGACTTCCTGATGGATCCGGACGTCCGCGAGGCGCACAACGTGCGCGTCATCTCCAACTCGTGGGGCACCAGCGGCAGCCACTTCGCGCCGTTCGACCCCATCTCCATTGCCACGAAGCGCGCCTACGACCTGGGCATGGTGGTGGTGTTCGCGGCGGGCAACGAGGGCTCCGCCCCCGACACGCTCAACCCGTACAGCGCCTCGCCGTGCGCCATCTCCGTCGCGGCCGGCACGTCGCGCGATACCACGGCGGCCACCAACCCGCTGCTCAGCCAGGACAGGCCGGGCGAGCTCGCGTCCTTCTCCAGCCGCGGCATCCCGGGCGATGAGCTCCACCACCCAGACATCACGCTGCCCGGTGTGAACATCGTGGCGGCGCGCGCGCTCACCGCCACCATCATGCAGCCGTACCTGGGGCTGGACCTGCTGCACCCGGAGCCGTTCTACGCGGCCAGCTCCGGCACCTCCATGGCCGCGCCGCACATGTCCGGCGTCGCCGCGCTGCTCCTGGAGGTGAACCCCGCGCTCAACATGGACGGCGTGCTCGCGGCGGTGCAGGCCACGGCGCGGCCCATGTACGCGACGGACGCGGCGGGCACCACGCGCCAACTGGAGACGTGGGAGGTGGGCGCGGGCTACGCGGACGTCTACGCGGCGACGAAGCTGGTGAATGACGCCGTGGGCACCCGCTACATCACGCAGACCACCGTCCTGCCCTCCTGGACGGGCACGGTGAAGACCGCCATCAACCTCCCGGTGGTGGACCTGTCCCTCCGGGCCGCGAAGCACGAGCACGCGCTGGAGGTGCCCGCGGGCGCCAACGCCCTGCGCATCAAGACGGACTGGGGCAACCCGGCCTACGACCTGGACCTGTATGTCTTTGGCCCCAACGGGGAGCTCGTCGCGACCAGCGCCGAGGGCACCTCCACCGGCGAGGCCGTCACCATCACGAACCCTCCCGCCGGCACCTGGCGCGTTCAGCTCAAGGGCTTCCTGAACGTGTCCACGCAGTACACCGGCACCGCGGAAGTGGACCGCCGCGTCCCGCGTCCGTAG
- a CDS encoding RNA polymerase sigma factor, with the protein MEWDDDTLRRFREGTPEVLADVYRAHAEPLARLLKAAAWRGAFTRLRNAMELENTLLETFARAFEPRTRAAYNGTRPYAHFLMGIARNVLLEQSRERELVGRDEAFEGLTESSPEDGGLAELLEDREVEALLAAFKGGLSREEHRLFELRFGEGVAQEEAATALGLTRIQVRRREFGLKSRLLGFLQSKGYLEDLETQGWSFFKRRGAR; encoded by the coding sequence ATGGAGTGGGATGACGACACGCTGCGCCGTTTTCGCGAAGGCACCCCGGAGGTGCTGGCGGACGTGTATCGCGCGCACGCGGAGCCGCTCGCCCGGTTGCTCAAGGCGGCCGCATGGCGGGGAGCCTTCACCCGCCTGAGGAACGCGATGGAGCTGGAGAACACGCTGCTGGAGACCTTCGCCCGAGCCTTCGAGCCGCGCACGCGCGCGGCCTACAACGGCACGCGTCCCTATGCCCACTTCCTGATGGGCATCGCGCGCAACGTGCTGCTGGAGCAGTCGCGCGAGCGCGAGCTGGTGGGCCGGGACGAGGCCTTCGAGGGGCTCACCGAGTCCTCCCCCGAGGACGGCGGGCTGGCGGAGTTGCTGGAGGACCGCGAGGTGGAGGCGCTGCTCGCGGCGTTCAAGGGCGGTCTGTCGCGGGAGGAGCACCGGCTGTTCGAGCTGCGCTTCGGCGAGGGCGTGGCCCAGGAAGAGGCGGCCACGGCGCTGGGCCTCACGCGCATCCAGGTGCGGCGGCGCGAGTTCGGCCTGAAGTCCAGGCTGCTGGGGTTCCTCCAGTCGAAGGGGTACCTCGAGGACCTGGAGACGCAGGGCTGGAGCTTCTTCAAGCGGCGGGGTGCGCGATGA
- a CDS encoding anti-sigma factor family protein — protein sequence MAALFEKGQDGLDAEGFERLRAHLATCPDCQEAYTRLSRVESVLEQRALPQARSALLEQALFARLRPAPARPAVVPERKKWFASPLFMPLSLGAAAAAVALVVVAPSLERREQGAPEWQARSSSPGEGAWGVRAFCIAPTGAVLAEARPGGTLTCAEGNAVQFSYTAPERVRLSLEGLPQAGGEPLRFFPTEGAAPEVAAGVDIPLPFSTPVQGGWLTGPVPVHARFTDAQGRTVADTQVTLTPR from the coding sequence ATGGCCGCCCTCTTCGAGAAGGGCCAGGACGGGCTGGACGCGGAAGGCTTCGAGCGCCTGCGCGCGCACCTGGCCACGTGCCCCGACTGTCAGGAGGCGTACACGCGGCTGTCGCGCGTGGAGTCGGTGCTGGAGCAGCGCGCGCTGCCGCAGGCCCGGAGCGCGCTCCTGGAGCAGGCGCTGTTCGCGAGGCTGCGACCGGCCCCCGCGCGGCCGGCGGTGGTGCCGGAGCGCAAGAAGTGGTTCGCGTCCCCGCTCTTCATGCCCCTGTCGCTGGGCGCCGCCGCGGCGGCCGTGGCGCTGGTGGTCGTGGCGCCGTCGCTGGAGCGCCGCGAGCAGGGCGCGCCGGAGTGGCAGGCGCGTTCGTCCTCCCCGGGCGAAGGAGCCTGGGGCGTGCGCGCCTTCTGCATCGCGCCCACGGGCGCGGTGCTGGCGGAGGCCCGTCCCGGTGGGACGCTGACGTGCGCGGAGGGCAACGCGGTGCAGTTCAGCTACACCGCGCCGGAGCGCGTGCGCCTGTCGCTGGAGGGGCTGCCCCAGGCCGGGGGGGAGCCGCTGCGCTTCTTCCCCACCGAGGGCGCGGCCCCGGAGGTCGCCGCGGGCGTGGATATCCCGCTGCCCTTCAGCACGCCCGTGCAGGGCGGGTGGCTGACGGGCCCCGTGCCGGTGCACGCGCGCTTCACGGACGCGCAGGGCCGCACCGTCGCGGACACGCAGGTCACGCTCACGCCTCGCTGA
- a CDS encoding NAD(P)/FAD-dependent oxidoreductase has translation MAAYDVVIVGGGPGGLNAALYLGRGRKRVLLCDAGTPRNAAAEHMHGFGSRDGIPPPEFRRISREQLKAYPNVEVRDTRVGSVEKHEGGFRVALGDGTTEDARRLLLAMGVVDVMMDIPGYQELWGPSIFQCPYCHGWEVQDQPFAMLAKNPQYLDGAPIIQNWSRDLIVFTHGAFEVPPEQRERLQALGIPLEERRIRALHGKNGRLAEVELEDGTRIARSVMFSAPPQRQHELVTRLGLELDDLGYVKVNATGETSVPGIVAVGDMTTPMQAAIAAASAGTIAAAMMNHALILEDADRRYTAVTGKPAPSRQKGH, from the coding sequence ATGGCGGCATACGACGTGGTCATCGTGGGCGGAGGCCCCGGCGGGCTCAACGCGGCGCTGTATCTGGGACGCGGTCGCAAGCGGGTGCTGCTGTGCGACGCGGGCACGCCCCGCAACGCGGCGGCGGAGCACATGCACGGCTTCGGTTCGCGCGACGGCATCCCGCCGCCGGAGTTCCGGCGCATCAGCCGCGAGCAGTTGAAGGCCTATCCCAACGTGGAGGTGCGCGACACGCGCGTGGGTTCCGTGGAGAAGCACGAGGGCGGCTTCCGCGTGGCGCTGGGCGACGGCACCACGGAGGACGCCCGGCGCCTCCTGCTGGCGATGGGCGTGGTGGACGTGATGATGGACATCCCCGGCTACCAGGAGCTGTGGGGCCCCAGCATCTTCCAGTGTCCCTACTGTCACGGCTGGGAGGTCCAGGACCAACCGTTCGCCATGCTGGCGAAGAACCCGCAGTACCTGGACGGCGCACCCATCATCCAGAACTGGTCCAGGGACCTCATCGTCTTCACCCACGGCGCCTTCGAGGTGCCGCCGGAGCAGCGTGAACGACTCCAGGCCCTGGGCATCCCGCTGGAGGAGCGGAGGATCCGCGCGCTGCATGGAAAGAACGGGCGCCTGGCGGAGGTGGAGCTGGAGGACGGGACGCGCATCGCCCGGAGCGTCATGTTCTCCGCGCCGCCGCAGCGGCAGCACGAGTTGGTGACGCGGCTGGGGCTGGAGCTGGATGACCTGGGCTACGTGAAGGTGAACGCCACGGGAGAGACGTCCGTGCCGGGCATCGTCGCGGTGGGCGACATGACGACGCCGATGCAGGCGGCCATCGCGGCGGCCAGCGCGGGCACCATCGCCGCGGCGATGATGAACCACGCCCTCATCCTGGAGGACGCGGACCGTCGCTACACGGCGGTGACGGGGAAGCCCGCGCCCTCACGGCAGAAGGGGCACTGA
- a CDS encoding lysophospholipid acyltransferase family protein, with protein MFYACVRAVVALALRLFYRVKVNAPGEAPSGPVLFVGNHPNGLIDPALVFILTRRQVTFMAKAPLFKLPVIGWLLKGLDALPVYRKQDDPTQMGRNEGTLDAAKGALVQGRAITIFPEGKSHSEPELAELKTGAARIALNAAREGAAVRIVPVGLTYAEKNVFRSEVLIDQGAPIDVTAFLPADAAAEQDAVRALTERVAEGLRAVTLNLEQWADLPVVRVAEQLYAFRQGGTLDAERLRLWARGVRLFRTQEPERYERLRQHLSSFGHRMSLVQASRPEELSVEYRPGNVVPFAVKTLLRLVFGLPLFALGLALFGLPYPLPRMAARRAELDVQATVKFLTAVVVSVVWWWGLTAVAAVWGGWAWGLATFVLVPPLALFTLSFAERWDEIRHDLELFFTLGNRKRLKARLLAEGERLAGEVERLAEEYRPKLDAPGASPVAR; from the coding sequence GTGTTCTACGCGTGTGTGCGGGCGGTGGTGGCGCTGGCGCTGCGGCTCTTCTACCGGGTGAAGGTGAATGCCCCGGGAGAGGCGCCCTCGGGGCCGGTGCTCTTCGTGGGCAACCATCCGAACGGGCTCATCGACCCGGCGCTGGTGTTCATCCTCACGCGGCGCCAGGTGACGTTCATGGCCAAGGCGCCGCTGTTCAAGCTGCCCGTCATCGGCTGGCTCCTGAAGGGGCTGGACGCGCTGCCCGTGTACCGCAAGCAGGACGACCCGACGCAGATGGGGCGCAACGAGGGCACCCTGGACGCGGCGAAGGGGGCGCTGGTGCAGGGGCGGGCCATCACCATCTTTCCGGAGGGCAAGAGCCACTCGGAGCCGGAGCTGGCGGAGCTGAAGACGGGGGCGGCGCGCATCGCGCTCAACGCCGCGCGCGAGGGCGCCGCGGTGCGCATCGTCCCGGTGGGGCTCACCTACGCGGAGAAGAACGTGTTCCGCAGCGAGGTGCTCATCGACCAGGGGGCGCCCATCGACGTGACGGCCTTCCTGCCGGCGGACGCGGCGGCGGAGCAGGACGCGGTGCGCGCGCTGACGGAGCGGGTGGCGGAGGGGCTGCGCGCGGTGACGCTGAACCTGGAGCAGTGGGCGGACCTGCCGGTGGTGCGGGTGGCGGAGCAGCTCTACGCCTTCCGCCAGGGCGGCACGCTGGACGCGGAGCGGCTGCGGCTGTGGGCGCGAGGGGTGCGGCTGTTCCGGACGCAGGAGCCGGAGCGCTACGAGCGCCTGCGGCAGCACCTGTCCTCGTTCGGCCACCGGATGTCGCTGGTGCAGGCCTCGCGGCCGGAGGAGCTGTCCGTGGAGTACCGCCCGGGCAACGTGGTGCCCTTCGCGGTGAAGACGCTCTTGCGGCTGGTGTTCGGGCTGCCGCTGTTCGCGCTGGGGCTGGCGCTGTTCGGCCTTCCGTATCCGCTGCCCCGGATGGCGGCGCGGCGCGCGGAGCTGGACGTCCAGGCCACGGTGAAGTTCCTCACCGCGGTGGTGGTGTCCGTCGTGTGGTGGTGGGGGCTCACGGCGGTCGCGGCGGTGTGGGGCGGCTGGGCGTGGGGGCTCGCGACGTTCGTGCTGGTACCGCCGCTGGCGCTGTTCACGCTGTCGTTCGCGGAGCGCTGGGACGAAATCCGTCACGACCTGGAGCTGTTCTTCACGCTGGGCAACCGGAAGCGGCTGAAGGCCCGGCTTCTCGCGGAAGGGGAGCGGCTGGCGGGCGAGGTGGAGCGGCTGGCGGAGGAGTACCGGCCGAAGCTCGACGCGCCCGGTGCCTCGCCCGTCGCGAGGTAG